The DNA window TGGAAATATAGTAATGTGTTTAAAAATGTAAGTGAGGTAAGAAAAAGAGTTATGGATAACTTGAAAAAATTTACACTACAGGATTTTAACATTTGAAGAAAATGTTCAGGAGTTTTTAGTTATAAATCTTTAGAACTTTAAATCTATTTCTTATTCCGTTAACTTCGACATCTATGAAATAAACGCCTCTTTTAAGATTATTGATTTTTAATTTATGAGTACCCGAGTTTAGGTTTTTATTTATGGTTCTTATCTTTTTTCCGGAAACATCGTAAATATCCAAAGAGACTTTTGATTTTTGCTCAGAGTTAATTCTATTTCTATATATCTAAAGGCAACATTATTTATTTTAACTAAATCAACTGTCTTTTCCTTTTCTATTTGTTCTACTTGAATACCTGATGAAACTTTTATATTTGGTATCCAGATTGGTTCAAAATTTACTATTCCCTTTGAGGTATCATCAAAAAAGTCATAAATTAAAAGTGATATTGAGTCTTTATTTAATGTACCCCACCAGTTCATGTAGGCTTCTAAATCAAATCTTGTATTATTGTAGAGGTTATAATGCAAATTATGACATATATAACTATAACCATTCCTTAGGTCCGGTTTAGAGTTTTCATCCACATATATTCCTATTTTGTTGTTTACTATGTAAGATCTACAAATATCTATTTCAGATGTTCCTCTATATACAACATCTACTTCACTACTTGCTACCCTCGTTTCTTTTATATATCCATTACCCTTTAAAAGATAGATACCTGTATCACATAGAGAAACATCTGAGTTCTCAATTATTAATTCTTTACCTTTAAAGTATATGCCGTAGTTTGAATTTCTAATCCGTAAATTTTTCAATTTAAATTTACTACTTTCTAGAAATTCTATACCTCTATGGGAGAAATTTATTTCCAGATTTTTGTAAATGTGAGGAGGTTTTTCAGATATTGTGCTTTCCCCATCTTTTCTAAACTCTTCAAATTGATTTCTCCTATCCGCTTCAACTATTAATCCATAAAAGTCACCCTTTTCTTTTATGTATCCATCCGAGGTAATCAAAAGTTTTTTGTATATGAGCTTTCCGGAAATTCTTAACTCAGATAAACTATCTACTTTTCCAGTTTTTAAAGCATCAAATCTTTTTATAAATCTTATTCGTGTTCCCCCCTAATTTCAAGATGAGCATTTTTAGTAATAGTTAGATCTCCACCAATGCTTACTATGTCCTCCCATATTGTCCTATGTTTTTATCTCTCCCCATATATAAAACTTCCTGAAATCAACATCACCCCTTATTCTTGATTTTATAAACGTTGAGTCTTTACTGTTCCAGAAGTTCCCCTGTGCATGTATTTTATGTTGGGTTAAATTTATAATATCATAATTTCCATTTCCATAGATTCTATTTACTCCATCATCGAGAGTATCAGAATTATAAACGTTTCCTAGTGTTAAAAGTGGTTTATCTTTAATTAGAATACCTGTGCTTTCGTTTTTAAATATATGATTCCAACTCAAAATAGCAAAGCCACTTTTAATTTCGGCTTTTACTCCTATTTTGTTTGAATATATTTTATTAGCAAATATAAAGGAGTTTCCTCCAAAAATTTCTATTCCTTCCTGATTTTTGCTTATATCATTTAGGACAACGTAAACACTTTCGGCTTCTAGGGATAAACCCTTTATAGCATCTTTTATAACAGAATGCTCGATCTTAACTCTACTTTTTGGGAGATATCTTATTCCGAACCATTCGCCTGTATCCTGTACTTCAAACTTTATTCTTTTTTCTCTTTTACCGCTAGCATAGAACTCTCCATAAATTATTATTTCTACATGATTCGTATCAATTCCAGATTTTAGAATATCTCTATTTGAGATAACAAATTTTGTACTCTCTTTGACATCAACCCTTACATCTTCTGGAACTATAACGTCTCCTACTGAATGAATTTCACCCTGCAAAATCGTATCACAGGTATAACTCCAAATACTCCCTCTTTTATATAAATAAATCCTGTATCAGGGAATCTCCTTAAGTTATTATTAGTATCCCATGCTTTCAAATAAAATTTTATATTTTGAGAAAATTCAGAAATTGTGAAAAAGAAGGTATCTAGGCGCGTACTGTCGTGAGTAGCTTTGTATGAAAATTCAGGAACATAAATTGAATCATCTTTTACTTTTAGTCCGTCGTAAATTCTCGTTTTAAATATATATCTATCAGGAAGCTTTATAATATTTGTATCGGAAAACCTTGGCGGAATATGGTCAAACATAACAGTATAGGGCTTTCCAGCAAACTCCCTCGTAGGCTCCCTTAGTAAGGTCCCGATGAAATATGTATAAATATTTTCGTCAACTGCTAAGCTATCTATAAAGAATGTATCTCTTGTGCTTCTTATTAGAAAAGACGAGCTACCGCTTCCCCTATAAACGTTATATTTTATAACTGGTGAGAGAGTATCTGATATGTATTTAACTTTTGGCCTTATAAGTATATTCCCGTAGATAAATTTTTTTCCATTCACCAAACTTTTTGTAGTAAGAGTAAACAGGGTTTTCTCTATCTGCATAAAGAATGACTCCTCAAGGAATTATCATTATACTCAGTGAATCTTGTATATCTTTGTTTACTGAAAATTCAAACCAACCAGAGGTATCTCCGGGAACTTCAAAAGTGTAGCTTTCA is part of the Candidatus Hydrothermales bacterium genome and encodes:
- a CDS encoding NosD domain-containing protein, with translation MITSDGYIKEKGDFYGLIVEADRRNQFEEFRKDGESTISEKPPHIYKNLEINFSHRGIEFLESSKFKLKNLRIRNSNYGIYFKGKELIIENSDVSLCDTGIYLLKGNGYIKETRVASSEVDVVYRGTSEIDICRSYIVNNKIGIYVDENSKPDLRNGYSYICHNLHYNLYNNTRFDLEAYMNWWGTLNKDSISLLIYDFFDDTSKGIVNFEPIWIPNIKVSSGIQVEQIEKEKTVDLVKINNVAFRYIEIELTLSKNQKSLWIFTMFPEKR
- a CDS encoding right-handed parallel beta-helix repeat-containing protein, with amino-acid sequence MQGEIHSVGDVIVPEDVRVDVKESTKFVISNRDILKSGIDTNHVEIIIYGEFYASGKREKRIKFEVQDTGEWFGIRYLPKSRVKIEHSVIKDAIKGLSLEAESVYVVLNDISKNQEGIEIFGGNSFIFANKIYSNKIGVKAEIKSGFAILSWNHIFKNESTGILIKDKPLLTLGNVYNSDTLDDGVNRIYGNGNYDIINLTQHKIHAQGNFWNSKDSTFIKSRIRGDVDFRKFYIWGEIKT